The nucleotide sequence AAATGAGGATGAGCGTGTTTTTCATAAGATTATTCAGAAAAAAATAAAAGATATTATTTACTGCTTAAAAATTTAATCGTATGGGGAAAATCAAATGTGTAGGTATATTAACCTCGGGAGGTGATGCTCCAGGAATGAATGCGGCTATCAGAGCGGTTGTAAGAACAGCTATTTATCATCAACTACAGGTAATAGGAATAAAACAGGGTTATACGGGCATGATCAACGGGAATTTTGAAGAACTTTATGCCCACAGCGTCAGCGATATAATCCAGAAAGGCGGAACTATATTAAAAACAGCCAGAAGTGAAGAGTTTAGAACGCCCGAAGGCCGTAAAAAAGCTTATGATCAGTTACAAAGAGCGGGAATCAACGCCTTAGTTGTTATAGGCGGAGATGGTTCATTTAC is from Bacteroidota bacterium and encodes:
- a CDS encoding 6-phosphofructokinase; the encoded protein is MGKIKCVGILTSGGDAPGMNAAIRAVVRTAIYHQLQVIGIKQGYTGMINGNFEELYAHSVSDIIQKGGTILKTARSEEFRTPEGRKKAYDQLQRAGINALVVIGGDGSFT